The following is a genomic window from Malus sylvestris chromosome 7, drMalSylv7.2, whole genome shotgun sequence.
ACTCCTTCCATGAAAGATCATCATAACTTGCATgcctttctataaaaaaaacattgataAAATCAGAAGGAAATCCCCACAAAGGCCACCCCTCCTCTCttctaaattttgattttaggGTACTTAAAATGGGACCTCTCAAACATTCCCTTTGGTTTAGTGGGTTCCAGGGAAAGCGTGTCGATAAACCATTTTCTCCACCAACTCTCAGTCCATACATTTTCATATCTTAATTTGGAGTTTTCGTATGATCATATCACCCATTCCTTTCTGGATCACTAAACCCATTTAGGAAAGTAACCCACACGGGGTATTCACGTGAGCCTTTGAGAACTTTACCTTACAGTGTCGCACAGACCAAAGAAAATCCGACCTGCCAATTTCCACTGATTTACCAAAGAAAATTTTTTgttcaataaaaacaaaaaggatttttaaattttacctATTGATGTTTCTTGAGTGCCTAATTACACTTAGTATTGACACATATTTGACCATCCAACGGCTAATTGCATTTACTAATCCGTCTCCATGTCACTGAATCACTACCATACATCAGTAACCAACCCAGAGGCTGTCAAAGTTTCCATGAATCTATATCCACACATTTTTATCTGTTTCAGGCATAAAACTGTTTTCAGGATGGAAAATTATCAAATAAGATGTAAGTTACGAAGAAAAAAACAGACAAAATATGTGATACGCTCATATAGCACAGTGACTCTCCCACATACATAAAAATTTCTCTACTGTACAAAGATAATACAATTATTCCTTCATCATCTGGGAGGCACCTTGAAACGCCGTAAGCACAAAGAAAAAAcattatattttctaatatccCTCCAGTTCCAACTTCTATACAACGATATAGCTCTCCATCTGAATAAGATAACAATGTTCTGACTTTTGAACATGTCAACCCATATGTAAGCGCAACTCACTTATCTCCATTGATTCCAAAGATCCGGACTTTGTGCATGTTGGGGAATTTCGCTATGACCAGCACGATGACTGCAAGACTGTTGAAAAACAGCATCGGATGCTGGTAGTCAGTTGTGTGCGAGGCTATCAAGTACCTGGCAGGATATAAGGAAGACAAAAATGAGAACCGACATGGTTTTTGTTCTAACAAAGCTTCCAAAACATAATCCTAGTAAAAACTGTCATCTTTAGGACTGGTATTTGTCAGCAGGCTCATACAAATCCTATCATAATCAGAGCTTCAGAAATTTCTATTTATTTCCAATGCCTTGGTAATAATGTATTAAACAAAAACACGGGCAATGATTCTGACCAGGAGAAACTGACTCCCAAAATTACCAAGATCTAGGAAGCTAACTTGTCCAACCGCAGCAGGTTAAATCTCACTCCTGGTATATGGGTTTGGGGATCTATAAACGCCATACTTCTAAGTTGGGAAGCCAATCAAGCACATACTAGTGGTAGACGAATCCAAGCCATACCAAATATTGACGTGATCAATAAGTTTACGTGAATTATTTGATGGTAAAAAAGGTTGAAAATAGCATGAGGATACGACTGAATTCATACCTAGGATTATGTTATGAGTTCACAAACTGCTCCATGGATATGCACACATCTCAAATGGAGGTGTCATATTCTTATCCAAAAATTATGGTAGATTTTACTAAAATCTGGCTTCCTTGCAGGCATTAATATGGAACACTGATATGTGGTCCATAAGGCAaccacaaacaaacaaattgtgATATGTGCAGTGCATAAAATCTGGCCTGAACTGCGGGTGGAGTGTTCAGTGTAATCCCAAAGAGCCAATAGACCAGAACCAGAAATTCTTAATATTCTTAATATTCTTAATATTCTAAATGTACTATCacaagttttcattttttttttaacttctaAGTTCTATATAAGAAATGACCGGTGTCCTCTTTATTGTAGTTGGCCACCTGAATGAGTCTGGTACAGAGTCCCAACCCACGTACAGGCTTAGCTTTAAACTGGACCTAATATTTGGTGTAGTATGTTTGGGACAGTTCAACAAAAGTGTATATGCAACAAACACATGGTTGGAAAGGTTTGACAACAGCCTTCTGGAGCTGGGCAggttaatttaaataaaatcttTAACAGCCAAGAGGTTCAATAATATTTAATCTTAGTGTAAAGAGTTGAAAATGCTAATTTTACAGCATAAAAATCAACTTACAGCACCACAGGAACAACGGTTAAGAACTTCCTGTTGCGAGTGAGCTGCTTTCCACTATCCATCTGCTCCCACCATGTCAGTCCATTGTAGATCCCCTGGTCATCAGCAAAGGGAGTTCCTTTCTTCCAGTGGAAGAAGTGATATGTGACCTGAAGAAGAACCAGACTCTTCAAATACGGTAGATGGAAATTGAATGAGACTAACCTAGAGTTAAGAGGTCAAACTAACAAAGCAGAAGACTGAACACACTGCTTAAGGATTATAAATCAAACTGTTATTTGGCCCAAAGCCTTTGATCAATAGATAATTCAGGAAAGACCGTTGAATGATTAAACACAGAAACATCATACcaaaactaggaaacaaaaGGCAACCTCAAGGTCGTCTCCAACAAAGTATGCAACGCTAAAAATACAACTACCAGTTATGTGCATTAATTGGATATGAAGAACCGTTATGAGTTATAACCATAGCACCATATAATTGGAGAATTATCTATTTGCATACAATCAATGGGGACATATCCAATACTTATTCCTGAACTCCCAAGTCCCAGAAAATAGGACATAAGAGTACAGTTGAAAATAGAACAAAGAATAGCTTTCGATAAGAGTTACAATGACAATCCCCCCAAGTCGTGAACAAAGCGTATGGAATCCTTTCATGCCATTGTCTTCAAAAACTTAACAACTAACTGACCTCAAAAACACTGCTCAGCTCAGTTAAGGTAACATTAGCATCTctaaacaaaaatgaaattgtAATATTCAAATGTCATCTATCTACTCTCCTTAAAATTTTAGTAGCAACCAAACTAAATAGTGAAATTAGTATATCCGCACCATAAGGCTTCACATGATTAACCTCGTTTTCTAAGCTAAACCACAGACGACTCCAACAACCAACTCATACCCTCTATTACAGGATAACAAAATGGATTAAATCCTACCTTAAATCAAGAAATTCACAAACTAGGTCTTCACCCTCCACACAATACCTCATATGAAACCAATAACTACATGAAACGCCCTAATTAAGCATCGAAATAACCCATGTAGAATTACGAAAGCTACACCTAATCATATGCGTGGAAACACAACGTATCATCATTGAGCAGAATAATTACAACATGGGTTTTATACAAAATTCAACTAAATGCAATTACTTGAATGATTAAGCATCAAATTCAACAGCCTCTAAtcaacaaacataaaaaattccaCAAACCCAATTGAAAACAACACCAATAAATCAAACCCAGTAGACAACATCTGCACACCACCAACCACATAGAGAGAGAAGGATACCGCAAAATGAGAGAGATTGACTATGGTCCAAGCCATGCCGGGAGAGCAGCCAAAGATTGAGAGCACGAGAAGCCAAGagaagaagaggatgaggatATAGGTGGTCCAAACACCAGGGTACATGAACCACTCTGTGTTCCTATTCAGATCCGCAGGTGGCACAGCTTTTACATACAGACTAGCCATCCAAAATTTCGGATCCTGGGTTTTGATTCGTCGACCCGTTTGGTCGAAAACTTGAAGAATTTGGTGGGTTTTGATTTGAGGATAAGCTGGGATTGAATCTGCGTGTCGGATTCAAGATTTGGTCCTTTTTTGGGTGTTTAATGGTTTcgaaaatccaaaacccaaaaagcaGAGCACTctgttttgctttgctttttatATATGAAGTCTATTATTTCTCTCCGTTGAGTATCGATATTTCACGGGGTTATACGACGCCGTATAGAACCACATAGGATCTTCTTGTGGATTTGTTTACTtgttaaataatttattttgaatttacAAATTTCTTGACTGAATTTATTTAGTAGGTTAAGGATGACAAGATCACTGAATTTTTTGTAGATTTGACTCTTTAGTTGCTAATAGCTGCCATGGTAACTCTTTTGGTTTGGTGTTCAATTTTATTTGGATGAAAATTAGCCCTTTAGGAAATTTCCAAACTTTTTTTCATAACCCTATAAAATAAACTTTATTGTTAACGTAATTCACGTGAATTTCAAAACATACAAGTGTACAATAGTGCTCAATAGCTAATCAATTAATATACTAATAAGACGCTAACAACTACTCAATGTTTTTTCATGGTCTAATATGTTTCTTTTGAAGTCCTCACATACAATCATCATTAAAAATCACTCAAGTTAAGGTATCTAACAAGTGGATTGCCCTCATGTAAGCGTCCTTCTCTTCAACTTCATGCATCTCAAGTtcaaactcttcttttcttttcttcctcttgATAGCAAGTGGTGAGTTGTTATCAAGTAATAATATCGCTTgtaataaaaacaataaacaatCATTTTAATAAAACAATGAATATTCAAGATGACACTTATTATGACAAAGTATCTTGGAGTAATAAATCAACCACATTCATCATACACATCCAAGATCCCCATAACTCTCCGAACATACCAATTACCAAATCAACACACTGAAACGATCTCGATAACTTTCATAATCCGCAGAGTTGTTGGAAGTTAAGTTAATGAAAGAAATGGGAAGAAAGCCCTTCTTTTCTGGAACTctaagaaaacaagaaattggTTGCAAGATTAAATACTTGGGTGTGAAGTCTGTGTCACAATCAAATCATGAAAGCTGGTGTCCAAATAAATAGTAGACGGCCCCAATATCAATAGTTTGATAAAGACAAGGGCCAAGGCTCGAGCCAATTAACTCAAAGTGGATATTAGGCATGGGTAGGTTGTGGTTGGCTCAACTTTTTGTCAATAAAGTTTATAATTTGCCttttatttactttcttttgCTTGGCAATGATAATGTGTGTTAAAAATGACTTTTTAGATAAAATGGTAATAAGATTCGTATAA
Proteins encoded in this region:
- the LOC126630353 gene encoding uncharacterized protein LOC126630353; amino-acid sequence: MASLYVKAVPPADLNRNTEWFMYPGVWTTYILILFFSWLLVLSIFGCSPGMAWTIVNLSHFAVTYHFFHWKKGTPFADDQGIYNGLTWWEQMDSGKQLTRNRKFLTVVPVVLYLIASHTTDYQHPMLFFNSLAVIVLVIAKFPNMHKVRIFGINGDK